The following proteins are encoded in a genomic region of Mycobacterium kiyosense:
- a CDS encoding methylmalonyl-CoA mutase → MTARILVAKPGLDGHDRGAKIVARTLRDAGFEVIYTGIRQRIEDIASIAVQEDVAVVGLSILSGAHLTLTARTIEALRAADAGDIAVVVGGTIPHADVPKLLEAGAAAVFPTGTPLDALVREIRQLTGTAEPAQEEPCVSE, encoded by the coding sequence ATGACCGCCCGCATCCTGGTGGCCAAGCCCGGTCTGGACGGACATGACCGCGGCGCCAAGATCGTCGCCCGCACCCTGCGCGACGCCGGCTTCGAGGTCATCTACACCGGCATCCGGCAGCGCATCGAGGACATCGCGTCGATCGCGGTCCAGGAGGACGTGGCCGTGGTCGGCCTGAGCATCCTGTCCGGTGCCCACCTGACCCTGACCGCGCGCACCATCGAGGCGCTGCGCGCCGCCGACGCCGGCGACATCGCCGTGGTGGTGGGTGGCACCATTCCGCACGCCGACGTCCCCAAGCTGCTGGAAGCCGGTGCGGCAGCGGTGTTTCCGACCGGCACGCCGCTGGATGCACTGGTGCGCGAGATCCGCCAACTGACCGGCACGGCCGAACCGGCACAGGAGGAACCGTGCGTATCGGAGTGA
- a CDS encoding methylmalonyl-CoA mutase — translation MNNAAQTPSGIPLAPVYGPGDRHTEPPPPGEFPFTRGNFASGYRGKLWTFRQYSGFGTAEESNRRYRYLLDQGGTGLSVALDLPTQCGYDSDDPDFGEEVGRVGVAVDTLADFEILFDGIPLDKLSTSMTINGTAAILLAFYVAAAEKKGIPRAKLTGTIQNDILKEYASRGTWIWPPEPSLRLIADTIEFCAAEVPRFNAISVAGAHFRDAGATAVQEMAFTLADGVTYCDTVVERGRMSIDEFAPQISFFFYTHGDFFEEIAKYRAGRRRWATIVRERYGSSKDKASMFRFGCVCGGASLYGPQAQNNVVRVAYEAMAAVLGGVQSMFTAAWDEPFALPSEESTTLALRTQQVLAYETGVTQVADPLGGSYFVEALTDATEARIIEIMADLEAHGGMVSAIEDGYLQGLIADEAYRMHQDIESGAKPVVGVNRFVSEEPEPDIATYELDAEGRDLQLKRLAKVKAERDSGAVQSSLAALARSAEGDDNLMHKLIDCANAYCTVGEMVSTLKAVWGEFQQPVVF, via the coding sequence ATGAATAACGCAGCCCAGACCCCATCGGGCATACCGCTCGCGCCGGTGTACGGCCCGGGGGACCGACACACCGAGCCGCCGCCGCCCGGCGAGTTCCCCTTCACCCGGGGCAATTTCGCGTCCGGATACCGGGGCAAGCTGTGGACCTTCCGGCAGTACTCCGGCTTCGGCACCGCCGAGGAGTCCAACCGGCGCTATCGCTATCTGCTCGACCAGGGCGGTACCGGCCTGTCGGTCGCGCTCGACTTGCCCACCCAATGCGGTTACGACTCCGACGATCCGGACTTCGGCGAGGAGGTCGGCCGGGTGGGTGTCGCGGTGGACACCCTGGCCGACTTCGAGATCCTGTTCGACGGCATCCCGTTGGACAAGCTGAGCACCAGCATGACGATCAACGGCACCGCGGCGATCCTGCTGGCGTTCTACGTCGCCGCTGCCGAGAAGAAGGGGATACCGCGCGCCAAGCTCACCGGGACCATCCAGAACGACATCCTCAAGGAATACGCCTCCCGCGGCACCTGGATCTGGCCGCCGGAACCGTCGCTGCGGCTGATCGCCGACACCATCGAGTTCTGCGCCGCCGAGGTGCCCCGGTTCAACGCCATCTCGGTGGCCGGCGCGCATTTCCGCGACGCCGGGGCCACCGCGGTGCAGGAGATGGCCTTCACGCTGGCCGACGGTGTCACCTACTGCGACACCGTGGTGGAACGCGGCCGGATGAGCATCGACGAGTTCGCACCGCAGATCTCGTTCTTCTTCTACACCCACGGCGACTTCTTCGAGGAGATCGCCAAATACCGTGCGGGACGGCGGCGTTGGGCCACGATCGTGCGGGAACGCTACGGGTCCAGCAAGGACAAGGCGTCGATGTTCCGGTTCGGCTGCGTGTGTGGCGGGGCGTCGCTGTACGGACCGCAGGCGCAGAACAACGTGGTGCGGGTGGCCTACGAGGCGATGGCGGCGGTGCTGGGCGGCGTGCAATCGATGTTCACCGCCGCTTGGGACGAGCCGTTCGCGCTGCCCTCCGAGGAGTCCACCACCCTGGCGCTGCGCACCCAGCAGGTGCTGGCGTATGAGACCGGGGTGACCCAGGTCGCCGACCCGCTGGGCGGCTCGTACTTCGTCGAGGCGCTCACCGACGCCACCGAGGCCCGCATCATCGAGATCATGGCCGACCTCGAGGCTCACGGCGGCATGGTCAGCGCGATCGAAGACGGCTATCTGCAGGGCCTGATCGCCGACGAGGCCTACCGCATGCACCAGGACATCGAGAGCGGCGCCAAGCCGGTGGTCGGGGTCAACCGGTTCGTCTCCGAGGAACCCGAACCCGACATCGCCACCTACGAACTCGACGCCGAGGGCCGCGATCTGCAGCTCAAGCGCCTGGCCAAGGTGAAGGCCGAAAGGGACAGCGGCGCAGTGCAATCCAGCCTGGCCGCGCTGGCCCGCAGCGCCGAGGGAGACGACAACCTGATGCACAAGTTGATCGACTGCGCCAACGCGTACTGCACGGTGGGCGAAATGGTCTCCACGCTCAAGGCGGTCTGGGGCGAATTCCAGCAGCCGGTGGTGTTCTGA